From Streptomyces sp. TLI_105, the proteins below share one genomic window:
- a CDS encoding AAA domain-containing protein: MTAPTIGTLLLQNRYEITAGPHTGDGESQVWEAFSDGYTYLLKTWTYEGEQPDRVQRALWDHELRTLYKIASSPRADDALVVLKDAGLDRGHNCFVMVLEAPGYERVATALRRRARYPWLSNRGTAAREQLWNGLRRVATGLNLLHERQVLHRGVDLDSLFFDEDLGAESLRLGGFEWSVKLGRPVGTQPPVGWPVPPERTTGGVTAWRQDDDWFAFGILCARLLLDLERFTTNPPPERHARVLKTIDTAKTELTEVERKLLLDLVAEDPLERLTAPYDIIGRIQDITRALANPLRTQQEDAQYVLALDLRRPEFIDHLMDSGLRDHLRLDPMGTFIPGDPIHRKEACEFVRQDLQKPLLYAVPNRPYFILVGGRLSLRITPHRGKDGTSSWQVADCRSAQPLLYSEGDDSFRELPPGRVFAYARDEVARDRTIAQNATSWELALPKIDRSAQVSRELGRFHEFVRVSNQIELLLLDSQIFPYEVVRAPWQEDGVERAVVKERARPEGHEIFEPFRVDLIDFLQKEVRGSDRKVILSGARDGARLKLPPRDPQSDDDGNVWQVDDMDQATECITLSRPGLSKGRVKLEKEGFLRSAGMPGQISLFRRRKKAIDALDQHGYLLRSLATPSHVRMDTGASELPVELDHERVDEPKRASIEDILRVRPIYTLQGPPGTGKTTLVAWLLREIITEDPVVQVLVTAQAHGAVDVLRAKVGEAFQDVPEADRPLQIRLRGPHKAGTTLPEDGVEGVARTVLQRSISQLEAMSSPSEVQLAWLDDAKAMVSEINMMQERGDLGPRSSDFVELVKRGANLTYCTTSAGDLVALAAGQAFDWSIVEEAGKAHAFDLALPLQAGHRWLLIGDHKQLDPYRYEDYHKGIDKLDPVAHILSRLKPRASGMLDQEWLDSWERRSQPDRDEFREYSKEWLKTFHRLYEYCAVATGADRLVTDTEAKGASAGQLIGQHRMHPDIGRLISEAYYQGRLMNRTLDKQGEPVERVRHGFHTPSGLRDRAVVWLDVPWCRDDATTHEVGPNSGQSKYTNPSEARALANFLQTLGPDGGCQGKLAVLAPYSRQVSLLSKQLRDTPLPAGLQVQLGLKAEADNSNRFPAHTVDSFQGNQADVVAISLVRNNEKEIGHGLGFLDDPGRMNVLLSRAERLLILVGSWDFFLHQVQAVRLEDESQPLWSFKKIVTLLDEWFLDGRALRIPADLREHS, translated from the coding sequence ATGACGGCTCCCACAATCGGGACGTTGCTTCTGCAGAACAGGTACGAAATCACCGCGGGTCCGCACACAGGTGATGGCGAATCCCAGGTCTGGGAGGCTTTCAGCGACGGCTACACGTACCTGCTCAAGACGTGGACGTACGAGGGTGAGCAACCGGACAGGGTGCAGCGCGCCCTCTGGGACCACGAACTGCGCACCCTGTACAAGATCGCGAGCAGTCCCAGGGCAGACGACGCCCTGGTCGTGCTGAAGGACGCCGGCCTCGACCGGGGACACAACTGCTTCGTCATGGTCCTGGAGGCGCCGGGCTACGAGCGCGTCGCCACCGCGCTACGACGCCGGGCACGCTACCCCTGGCTCTCGAACCGCGGGACAGCCGCCCGCGAACAGTTGTGGAACGGCTTACGGCGTGTCGCCACAGGGCTGAACCTGCTGCACGAGCGACAGGTCCTGCACCGGGGCGTGGACCTCGACTCCCTCTTCTTCGACGAGGACCTCGGTGCCGAGTCCCTGCGACTCGGCGGCTTCGAGTGGTCCGTCAAACTGGGCCGTCCGGTGGGGACCCAGCCCCCTGTCGGCTGGCCGGTTCCACCGGAGCGCACCACTGGGGGCGTGACTGCCTGGCGTCAGGACGACGACTGGTTCGCCTTCGGCATCCTCTGCGCACGGCTGCTCCTCGACCTTGAACGCTTCACCACCAATCCCCCGCCCGAGCGTCACGCACGGGTGCTCAAGACCATCGACACCGCCAAGACCGAGCTGACCGAGGTCGAACGCAAGCTGCTGCTGGACCTCGTCGCCGAAGACCCGCTGGAGCGCCTGACCGCGCCATACGACATCATTGGCCGGATCCAGGACATTACGCGGGCCCTGGCGAACCCCCTGCGCACCCAGCAGGAAGATGCCCAGTACGTCCTGGCCCTCGATCTGCGGCGGCCGGAGTTCATCGATCACCTGATGGACAGCGGGCTACGCGACCACCTGCGCCTCGATCCAATGGGGACCTTCATCCCCGGGGACCCGATCCACCGGAAGGAGGCCTGCGAGTTCGTCCGCCAGGACCTGCAGAAGCCCCTTCTGTACGCCGTCCCCAACAGGCCGTACTTCATCCTCGTCGGCGGCAGGCTCAGCCTGAGGATCACGCCGCACCGGGGGAAGGACGGCACGTCCAGCTGGCAGGTCGCGGACTGCCGGTCCGCCCAGCCGCTGCTCTACAGCGAGGGCGACGACAGCTTCCGCGAACTCCCACCCGGCCGCGTGTTCGCCTATGCCAGGGACGAGGTGGCCCGCGACCGTACGATCGCGCAGAACGCCACGTCGTGGGAGCTCGCGCTACCGAAGATCGATCGCAGTGCCCAGGTCTCGCGCGAGCTCGGCCGCTTCCACGAGTTCGTCCGCGTGAGCAATCAGATCGAGCTGCTCCTCCTCGACTCGCAGATCTTCCCGTACGAAGTCGTCCGCGCCCCGTGGCAGGAGGACGGCGTGGAGCGGGCCGTGGTCAAGGAGCGCGCGCGCCCCGAAGGACACGAGATCTTCGAGCCGTTCCGCGTCGACCTCATCGACTTCCTGCAGAAGGAGGTACGGGGCAGCGACCGCAAGGTGATCCTGTCGGGAGCCCGCGACGGCGCCCGCCTCAAGCTCCCGCCCCGGGACCCCCAGTCCGACGACGACGGCAACGTGTGGCAGGTCGACGACATGGACCAGGCAACCGAGTGCATCACCCTCAGCCGCCCGGGCCTGAGCAAGGGTCGGGTGAAGCTGGAGAAGGAGGGGTTCCTCCGCAGCGCTGGCATGCCCGGGCAGATCAGTCTGTTCCGGCGTCGCAAGAAGGCCATCGACGCCCTCGACCAGCACGGATACCTCCTGCGCTCGCTGGCCACCCCGAGCCACGTCCGCATGGACACCGGCGCCTCCGAGCTTCCCGTCGAACTCGACCACGAACGGGTCGACGAGCCCAAGCGGGCCAGCATCGAGGACATCCTGCGGGTTCGACCCATCTACACGCTGCAAGGGCCGCCCGGCACGGGCAAGACCACCCTCGTCGCCTGGCTGCTGCGCGAGATCATCACCGAGGATCCCGTCGTCCAGGTGCTGGTCACGGCCCAGGCCCACGGAGCCGTCGACGTGCTCAGGGCGAAGGTGGGCGAGGCGTTCCAGGACGTACCCGAGGCCGACAGGCCGCTACAGATCCGGCTGCGGGGTCCGCACAAGGCCGGAACCACCCTGCCGGAGGATGGCGTCGAGGGCGTGGCCAGGACGGTGCTCCAGCGCAGCATCTCCCAGCTCGAAGCCATGAGTTCGCCCAGCGAGGTGCAGCTCGCCTGGCTGGACGACGCGAAGGCCATGGTCAGCGAGATCAACATGATGCAGGAGCGGGGGGACCTCGGCCCCCGTTCGTCAGACTTCGTCGAGCTGGTCAAACGCGGCGCGAACCTCACGTACTGCACCACCAGCGCTGGCGACCTGGTCGCCCTCGCCGCTGGTCAGGCGTTCGACTGGTCGATCGTCGAGGAGGCGGGCAAGGCGCACGCGTTCGACCTCGCGCTGCCACTGCAGGCAGGTCATCGCTGGCTGCTGATCGGTGACCACAAGCAGCTGGATCCCTACCGGTACGAGGACTACCACAAGGGGATCGACAAGCTGGACCCGGTGGCTCACATCCTCAGCCGCCTCAAACCACGGGCTTCCGGCATGCTCGACCAGGAATGGCTCGACTCGTGGGAGCGCCGCAGCCAGCCGGACCGGGACGAGTTCCGCGAGTACTCCAAGGAATGGCTGAAGACCTTCCACCGTCTGTACGAGTACTGCGCCGTGGCCACGGGTGCGGACCGTCTCGTCACCGACACGGAGGCGAAGGGAGCGTCTGCGGGGCAGTTGATCGGCCAGCACCGCATGCACCCGGACATCGGCCGGCTGATCTCCGAGGCTTACTACCAGGGGCGGTTGATGAACCGCACCCTGGACAAGCAAGGCGAACCGGTCGAGCGGGTGCGTCACGGATTCCACACCCCGAGCGGCCTTCGTGACCGTGCCGTGGTCTGGCTCGACGTGCCGTGGTGCCGCGACGATGCCACCACTCATGAGGTAGGTCCGAACAGCGGCCAGTCGAAGTACACCAATCCTTCGGAGGCGCGCGCGCTCGCCAACTTCCTGCAGACCCTCGGACCGGACGGCGGGTGTCAGGGCAAGCTCGCGGTGCTGGCGCCGTACTCACGGCAGGTGAGCCTGCTCAGCAAGCAGTTGCGGGACACGCCCCTCCCCGCCGGACTGCAGGTCCAGCTGGGTCTCAAGGCCGAAGCGGACAACAGCAACCGGTTCCCCGCCCACACGGTCGACTCCTTCCAGGGCAACCAGGCGGACGTCGTCGCCATCAGCCTGGTCCGCAACAACGAGAAGGAGATCGGTCACGGCCTGGGATTCCTCGACGACCCGGGCCGGATGAACGTGCTCCTCTCGCGGGCTGAGCGCCTGCTGATCCTCGTAGGGTCCTGGGACTTCTTCCTCCACCAGGTGCAGGCAGTACGCCTCGAAGACGAGTCCCAACCCCTGTGGTCCTTCAAGAAGATCGTCACCCTGCTCGACGAATGGTTCCTGGATGGCAGGGCTCTACGTATCCCGGCTGACCTCAGGGAGCACTCGTGA